The proteins below come from a single Lentimicrobiaceae bacterium genomic window:
- a CDS encoding 2-oxoacid:acceptor oxidoreductase family protein, whose amino-acid sequence MTEEIIIAGFGGQGVLSMGKILAYSGVMENKEVSWMPSYGPEMRGGTANVTVIISDERISSPIVNAFDTAIILNQQSMDKFEKMVKPGGLLIYDPNGITRHPDRKDINIYTIEAADEASKVGLAKVFNMVVLGGYLKLKPIVQPEYIRKGLEKSLPKRHHGMIPENEKAIAKGKEIIQAKFLLN is encoded by the coding sequence ATGACAGAAGAAATCATTATAGCAGGATTTGGCGGACAGGGTGTCCTTTCAATGGGTAAAATCCTGGCTTATTCAGGCGTAATGGAGAATAAGGAAGTCAGTTGGATGCCTTCCTATGGCCCGGAAATGCGCGGTGGAACAGCCAACGTTACTGTAATTATCAGCGATGAGCGTATTAGTTCACCCATCGTTAATGCTTTCGATACCGCTATTATTCTGAACCAGCAATCGATGGATAAGTTTGAGAAAATGGTTAAACCCGGTGGTTTACTCATTTACGATCCCAATGGAATAACCCGCCATCCTGACCGTAAAGACATCAACATTTACACCATTGAAGCAGCTGACGAAGCCTCAAAAGTTGGTCTCGCCAAGGTGTTCAATATGGTAGTACTTGGAGGTTACCTGAAATTAAAACCAATTGTTCAGCCTGAATATATCCGCAAAGGACTCGAAAAATCGCTGCCTAAACGTCATCATGGTATGATTCCTGAAAACGAAAAAGCGATTGCGAAAGGCAAAGAAATTATTCAAGCTAAATTTCTTTTAAATTAG
- a CDS encoding 2-oxoglutarate oxidoreductase codes for MTKEEIRQPENLIYKKTDLMTDNTLSYCPGCGHGTAHRIVMEVLEEMGIQDKTIGIAPVGCSVLAYDFMNIDMQQAAHGRAPAVATAVKRLHPEKFVFTYQGDGDLAAIGTAETIHACNRGENIVIIFINNGIYGMTGGQMAPTTLPGMKSSTSPYGRDVHSMGNPLKITELIAQLPGTIYVTRQAVHTPGNVRKTKKAIRKAFENQKLNKGLSFVEIVSNCNSGWKMTPVKANEWMVENMFPFYPLGDIKVNED; via the coding sequence ATAACCAAAGAAGAAATCCGGCAACCGGAAAACCTGATTTACAAAAAAACCGACCTGATGACCGACAATACATTAAGTTATTGTCCGGGTTGTGGTCATGGTACTGCTCACCGCATTGTGATGGAAGTGCTCGAAGAAATGGGCATCCAGGATAAAACCATCGGTATAGCTCCGGTTGGCTGCTCAGTACTTGCTTACGATTTTATGAACATCGATATGCAGCAGGCTGCTCACGGACGTGCTCCGGCAGTAGCTACCGCTGTTAAAAGATTACATCCCGAAAAGTTTGTTTTTACCTATCAGGGCGACGGTGATCTTGCTGCCATCGGAACAGCTGAAACCATTCATGCCTGCAACCGTGGCGAAAATATCGTGATTATTTTTATCAACAACGGTATTTATGGAATGACAGGTGGCCAGATGGCTCCTACAACCTTACCCGGGATGAAATCATCAACTTCGCCTTACGGACGCGATGTTCATTCAATGGGAAACCCGCTAAAAATTACTGAACTTATTGCCCAGCTTCCCGGAACTATTTATGTGACCCGTCAGGCTGTTCATACCCCCGGAAACGTACGCAAGACCAAAAAAGCCATTCGAAAAGCTTTTGAAAATCAAAAACTTAACAAAGGACTCTCTTTTGTTGAAATCGTTTCCAATTGCAACTCAGGCTGGAAAATGACCCCGGTGAAAGCGAATGAATGGATGGTTGAAAATATGTTCCCATTTTACCCGCTTGGCGATATTAAAGTAAACGAAGATTAA
- a CDS encoding 3-methyl-2-oxobutanoate dehydrogenase subunit VorB: protein MKGNEAFAEAAIRAGADGYFGYPITPQSEVMEYLMAEKPEERTGMVVLQAESEVAAINMVYGGAACGKRVLTSSSSPGISLKQEGISYIAGAELPCVILNVVRGGPGLGTIQPSQSDYFQSTKGGGHGDYRMIVLAPSSVQEMADFAGLGFDLAFKYRNPVLVLSDGAIGQMMEKVELEEQRPRFTEEEIIQNTPWATTGKPKTRERNIITSLDLDSGRQELHNIALQAKYKEIEKNETRYEAIQCDDADYLIVAYGTSARLSQKAIDILRAEGIKVGLLRPITLFPFPTEIISKLAGQVKGILTVEMSAGQMIEDVRLAVGCKVKVEHFGRMGGIIPSPTEVVEAMHKKIIGG from the coding sequence ATGAAAGGCAATGAAGCCTTTGCCGAAGCAGCCATTCGCGCAGGAGCCGATGGATACTTTGGATATCCGATTACACCACAGTCGGAAGTAATGGAATACCTGATGGCTGAAAAGCCTGAAGAACGCACCGGAATGGTTGTATTGCAGGCAGAAAGTGAAGTTGCAGCCATCAATATGGTATATGGTGGAGCAGCTTGCGGTAAACGTGTTCTGACTTCTTCATCAAGCCCCGGAATTAGCTTAAAACAAGAAGGAATCTCTTATATCGCCGGAGCAGAATTACCCTGTGTTATCCTCAATGTTGTTCGCGGAGGACCAGGTCTGGGAACAATTCAGCCTTCACAGTCTGATTATTTCCAATCGACCAAAGGTGGCGGACATGGCGATTACCGCATGATTGTTCTTGCTCCTTCATCCGTTCAGGAAATGGCAGATTTTGCCGGACTTGGCTTCGACCTTGCCTTCAAATACCGTAACCCTGTTTTGGTTCTGTCTGACGGAGCTATTGGCCAGATGATGGAAAAAGTTGAACTGGAAGAACAACGCCCGCGTTTTACCGAAGAAGAAATCATTCAGAATACCCCATGGGCAACCACTGGTAAACCCAAAACCCGCGAGCGTAATATCATTACCTCACTTGACCTTGACTCAGGCCGCCAGGAATTGCACAATATCGCACTTCAGGCTAAATACAAGGAGATAGAGAAGAATGAAACCCGCTACGAAGCTATCCAATGTGATGATGCTGATTATTTGATTGTTGCCTATGGAACCAGTGCCCGCCTAAGCCAAAAAGCCATCGATATTTTAAGGGCTGAAGGCATTAAGGTTGGTTTGCTCCGCCCCATCACCCTGTTCCCTTTCCCCACCGAAATTATTTCAAAACTTGCCGGTCAGGTGAAAGGAATTCTTACAGTTGAAATGAGCGCAGGACAAATGATTGAAGATGTCAGACTTGCAGTTGGTTGCAAAGTTAAAGTTGAACATTTCGGCCGCATGGGAGGAATTATTCCTTCACCAACCGAAGTTGTTGAAGCAATGCATAAAAAAATAATCGGAGGATAA
- a CDS encoding 4Fe-4S binding protein: MAKVVGDIVIDIEKCKGCGVCIPACPNDVIALAKNVNGKGYNYAETINEECIGCANCAIVCPDGVITVYRKKVE; the protein is encoded by the coding sequence ATGGCAAAAGTCGTAGGTGACATTGTAATTGACATCGAAAAATGCAAGGGCTGTGGGGTTTGTATCCCTGCATGTCCGAACGATGTGATTGCATTGGCTAAAAATGTGAACGGCAAAGGATATAACTATGCCGAAACCATAAACGAAGAATGCATTGGCTGTGCCAATTGTGCTATCGTTTGTCCTGATGGTGTTATCACTGTTTACAGGAAAAAAGTGGAATAA
- a CDS encoding pyridoxal phosphate-dependent aminotransferase, which produces MKEEFRKETPIDYAVVSERIKEMNLTNVGKASIREIKRLIDKIEQSTGKKYIRMEMGIPGMKPSSIGTEAEIEALRNGVAAIYPDIDGTPDLKKEISRFVKNFIDIDVMPEACIPTVGSMQGSFAAFLTLSRMDPQRDTTLFIDPGFPVHKQQHKVLGQKFESFDVYDFRGEKLREKLESYFSKGHIHSVLYSNPNNPSWICFTDDELKTIGELANKYNVVICEDLAYFGMDFRKDYSKPGEAPYQPSVAKYTGNYILFISSSKAFSYAGQRIGMMVISNELFNKKAPGLLRYYNSDIFGRAMIFGTVYALSSGTAHSAQYALAAMLKAANEGRFNFVEEVKVYGEKAKIMKRLFIDNGFHIVYDTDVNEPVADGFYFTISYPGFTGEELIEELLYYGISAISLAITGSERLEGLRACVSLVQPSQFPDLEERLIRFKKHHQQ; this is translated from the coding sequence ATGAAAGAAGAATTCAGGAAGGAAACTCCTATTGATTACGCAGTAGTATCGGAGCGCATTAAGGAAATGAACCTTACCAACGTTGGGAAGGCCAGTATCCGCGAGATTAAGCGGTTAATTGACAAAATAGAGCAATCAACCGGTAAAAAATATATCAGGATGGAGATGGGAATTCCGGGTATGAAACCCTCCTCCATAGGCACCGAGGCCGAAATTGAAGCCTTACGCAATGGGGTGGCAGCCATCTATCCCGACATTGACGGAACACCAGACCTTAAAAAAGAAATTTCAAGGTTTGTTAAAAACTTCATTGATATTGATGTCATGCCCGAAGCCTGTATTCCTACAGTAGGTTCAATGCAGGGAAGTTTTGCTGCTTTTCTCACCCTGTCGAGAATGGATCCACAGCGCGACACCACCCTGTTTATCGACCCGGGATTTCCGGTACATAAGCAGCAACACAAAGTGCTTGGGCAAAAGTTTGAAAGCTTTGATGTATATGATTTCAGGGGAGAAAAACTCCGCGAAAAGCTCGAATCTTACTTCAGCAAAGGACATATACATTCTGTACTTTACTCCAATCCCAACAATCCCTCGTGGATTTGTTTTACCGACGATGAGCTGAAAACAATAGGAGAACTTGCCAATAAATATAACGTGGTAATCTGCGAAGATCTGGCCTATTTTGGCATGGATTTCCGCAAAGATTATTCTAAACCCGGCGAAGCACCCTATCAGCCCTCGGTGGCCAAATACACAGGCAATTATATACTGTTTATTTCCAGTTCAAAAGCATTCAGTTATGCCGGACAGCGTATAGGCATGATGGTTATTTCAAACGAGCTTTTCAATAAAAAAGCACCGGGCCTGCTGCGTTATTACAATAGTGACATATTTGGGAGAGCCATGATTTTCGGAACAGTATATGCCTTAAGCTCAGGCACGGCACATTCGGCCCAATATGCACTTGCAGCCATGCTTAAAGCAGCCAACGAAGGACGTTTTAATTTTGTGGAAGAGGTAAAAGTATATGGCGAAAAAGCCAAAATAATGAAACGTCTCTTTATTGACAACGGATTTCATATCGTATACGATACCGATGTAAACGAACCGGTTGCCGATGGATTTTATTTTACCATATCCTATCCCGGGTTCACCGGTGAAGAATTGATAGAAGAGCTGCTCTACTACGGTATAAGTGCAATATCGCTGGCCATCACCGGAAGCGAAAGACTTGAAGGGCTGAGAGCCTGCGTATCATTGGTACAACCATCGCAATTCCCCGATTTGGAAGAACGCTTGATAAGGTTCAAAAAACATCATCAGCAATAA
- a CDS encoding DUF4395 domain-containing protein, whose translation MNEPLSCPVSDERVNENIVRLIAFEIVILSAFTLLTGAWVIAAAMTIDFALRAFSKGNASPLKIFTNIIAGTLRLSPRMIDAAPKRFSAGLGMVFGLLIAFFLFAGYALAAEITGYILIFCALLESVLGYCLGCKVYTYLILPFKK comes from the coding sequence ATGAACGAACCACTAAGTTGCCCGGTTTCCGATGAAAGGGTGAATGAAAACATTGTGAGGCTTATTGCCTTTGAGATTGTAATTTTAAGTGCTTTTACCTTATTAACAGGCGCCTGGGTTATAGCCGCTGCCATGACCATTGATTTTGCCCTCAGGGCATTCAGCAAGGGGAATGCAAGCCCGTTAAAGATATTTACCAACATCATAGCCGGGACACTCAGGCTTAGCCCACGCATGATTGACGCCGCGCCAAAGCGTTTTTCTGCCGGCCTGGGCATGGTGTTCGGTTTATTGATTGCTTTTTTCCTGTTTGCCGGTTATGCACTTGCCGCTGAGATAACAGGCTATATTCTTATTTTTTGCGCTCTTCTTGAAAGTGTGCTGGGCTATTGCCTTGGATGTAAAGTTTACACCTATCTGATACTTCCGTTTAAGAAATAG
- a CDS encoding nucleoid-associated protein: protein MIVSEEARLERLVIHKTGNKSREEGIKFSKSPVQLSEAIKDLLIRYFLSPFGKNEYFNLHHEADLNLNEVYHFACSIFDDPGSFYLNSVNLANHLYENSVHPKVKAGEFYAAYLKNLIVDGEEVDAIGLFKSESHETFLKVYPTNDNFSIEHEDGININKLDKGCLIFNTEREHGFVVATVDNLSKSNEALYWMDSFLKLRPRNDEYFQTSQTLTLCKEFVTNKLPEVFEIDRPAQAELLNKSMKFFKEKDAFVMEEFMSEVFTEPEVIETFNEYRRDFEIEREVKINDDFDISNQAVKKQSKVYKSVLKLDGNFHVYVHGNRDNIEKGYDEERRMNFYKLYFKEEE from the coding sequence ATGATAGTAAGCGAAGAAGCCCGGCTGGAACGCCTTGTAATTCATAAAACAGGAAATAAAAGCCGCGAAGAAGGCATTAAGTTTTCCAAATCTCCTGTGCAGCTTAGCGAAGCAATTAAAGATTTGTTAATCAGGTATTTTCTTTCTCCCTTTGGGAAAAATGAATATTTTAACCTTCATCATGAAGCTGATTTAAATCTGAATGAAGTCTACCATTTTGCCTGCTCCATTTTTGACGATCCGGGAAGTTTTTACCTTAACTCGGTGAACCTGGCCAATCATTTGTATGAAAACTCGGTACATCCCAAGGTAAAAGCCGGTGAATTTTATGCAGCTTACCTCAAAAACCTGATAGTCGACGGCGAAGAGGTAGATGCTATCGGGCTTTTCAAATCAGAATCACACGAAACATTTTTAAAGGTTTATCCCACCAATGACAATTTCAGCATCGAACATGAAGATGGAATTAACATCAACAAGCTGGATAAAGGGTGTTTAATTTTCAATACTGAGCGTGAGCATGGTTTTGTAGTGGCCACGGTTGACAATTTGAGCAAAAGCAACGAAGCACTTTACTGGATGGACAGCTTTTTGAAATTGCGGCCCCGCAACGATGAATATTTTCAGACCAGCCAAACGCTCACCTTATGCAAAGAATTTGTAACCAACAAATTACCCGAAGTGTTTGAAATTGACCGTCCGGCCCAGGCTGAATTGCTCAATAAATCCATGAAATTCTTTAAGGAAAAGGATGCATTTGTGATGGAAGAATTTATGAGCGAGGTATTTACAGAGCCCGAGGTAATTGAAACGTTTAACGAATACCGGCGCGATTTTGAAATTGAAAGAGAAGTGAAAATCAACGATGATTTTGACATCTCAAATCAGGCTGTGAAAAAGCAATCAAAAGTGTACAAAAGTGTATTGAAATTAGATGGCAATTTCCATGTGTACGTTCACGGTAACCGTGATAATATTGAAAAAGGGTACGACGAAGAGCGTAGAATGAACTTCTATAAACTTTACTTCAAAGAAGAGGAATAA
- a CDS encoding C69 family dipeptidase, with protein sequence MNNLLKLILISLFFAFSTPSQACTNYLVTKGASADGSTMVSYAADSHIRYGELYWRPAADWPAGTMVTLYDRGTAEPLGQIPQVAHTYQVIGFMNEHQVAIGETTFDGRSELYDSTGVVDYGSLMFLALQRSKTAREAIRVMGELVEKFGYASTGESFSIGDPNEVWIMELIGKGTRMTLDKKSGKSHNADKGAVWVAIRIPDGYISAHANHARITTFPADNGKTSISSKNFKLINNPEVEVIYAHDVISFARAKGYFKGSDAEFSFSDVYAPLDFGAARFCELRVWAMFNHVNSQMQQYFDYAAGAIDKERMPLYIKPDRKLTARDLMQFKRDYLQGTDLDMSKDAGAGPFGSPYRWRPLTWEYEGQEYFNERVTATQQTGFSFIAQMRSWMPDPVGGIFWFGVDDATSTVYMPFYCGITEVPYCVAEGNGDMLTYAENAAFWVFNRVAQFKYLFYNRVMPDLVKVQDELETRFASEIHDIDNKAAELWKTDQKAALETITRYSANTAQQTVDRWRKLGEFLLVKYMDGNVKKEKDGVFLRNEWGYPQSPSFPGYNDEWKKEVINNTGDKLKNR encoded by the coding sequence ATGAATAACTTGCTGAAACTCATTCTGATTTCATTGTTTTTTGCTTTTTCAACCCCATCACAAGCCTGTACAAACTACCTGGTTACCAAAGGAGCCTCGGCCGATGGTTCAACCATGGTGAGCTATGCTGCTGATTCTCATATTCGTTATGGAGAGTTATACTGGCGTCCGGCAGCCGACTGGCCTGCTGGTACCATGGTGACCCTTTACGATCGGGGAACCGCTGAACCTCTGGGGCAAATTCCGCAGGTTGCCCATACTTACCAGGTTATTGGTTTTATGAATGAACATCAGGTGGCTATAGGCGAAACAACGTTTGATGGACGCAGTGAACTTTACGATTCAACGGGCGTGGTGGATTATGGAAGTTTGATGTTTTTGGCCCTGCAGCGTTCAAAAACAGCCCGTGAAGCTATCCGGGTAATGGGTGAATTGGTCGAGAAATTTGGTTATGCCAGTACCGGCGAATCCTTTTCTATCGGCGACCCCAATGAAGTGTGGATTATGGAGCTCATTGGAAAAGGTACACGCATGACGCTCGATAAAAAATCGGGAAAATCACACAATGCCGATAAAGGTGCCGTGTGGGTGGCTATCAGAATTCCTGATGGTTATATTTCGGCCCATGCCAATCATGCCCGTATCACTACTTTCCCGGCTGATAATGGTAAAACCTCTATCAGCAGCAAAAATTTTAAACTCATCAACAATCCTGAAGTGGAAGTGATTTATGCTCATGATGTGATCTCTTTTGCCAGGGCCAAAGGGTATTTTAAAGGTTCTGATGCTGAATTCAGTTTCAGCGATGTGTATGCTCCGCTTGATTTTGGTGCTGCCCGTTTTTGCGAACTGAGGGTTTGGGCCATGTTTAATCATGTGAACAGCCAGATGCAGCAATACTTTGATTATGCTGCCGGAGCCATTGATAAGGAAAGAATGCCCTTGTATATTAAACCCGACAGGAAGTTAACAGCAAGAGATTTGATGCAATTTAAACGCGATTATCTGCAGGGAACTGATTTGGATATGTCGAAAGATGCCGGTGCCGGCCCATTTGGCTCTCCTTACCGCTGGCGCCCGCTTACCTGGGAATATGAAGGGCAGGAGTATTTTAACGAAAGGGTAACAGCCACACAGCAAACCGGTTTTTCATTCATTGCCCAAATGCGCAGCTGGATGCCTGATCCTGTGGGCGGTATTTTTTGGTTTGGGGTAGATGATGCCACTTCAACCGTGTATATGCCTTTCTATTGCGGAATTACCGAAGTGCCTTATTGTGTTGCAGAAGGCAATGGCGATATGCTTACTTACGCTGAAAATGCAGCCTTTTGGGTGTTTAACCGTGTGGCTCAGTTCAAGTATCTGTTCTATAACAGAGTGATGCCTGATTTGGTTAAGGTGCAGGATGAGCTCGAAACCAGGTTTGCCTCTGAAATTCACGACATTGACAATAAGGCTGCAGAGCTTTGGAAAACCGACCAGAAGGCAGCGCTGGAAACCATCACCCGGTATTCGGCCAACACTGCCCAGCAAACAGTTGACAGATGGAGAAAACTTGGCGAGTTCTTATTGGTGAAATATATGGACGGCAATGTTAAAAAAGAGAAAGACGGCGTATTCCTGAGAAATGAGTGGGGATACCCGCAGTCACCATCATTCCCCGGTTATAACGATGAATGGAAAAAAGAAGTGATCAACAATACCGGAGATAAACTTAAAAACCGGTAA
- a CDS encoding VOC family protein, whose product MNNMVGWFEIPVTDMERAIKFYSTVFSIELQRNKLDGLDMAWFPFDEKGLGSSGSLVYHPEFYKPSTDGTLIYFTPRSGNLAVELAKVEAAGGKVLESKKLISEDIGYMGLFLDSEGNRIAIHSRK is encoded by the coding sequence ATGAACAACATGGTAGGATGGTTTGAAATACCCGTAACTGATATGGAACGGGCCATAAAGTTTTATTCCACTGTTTTTTCTATAGAATTGCAGAGAAATAAGCTTGACGGATTGGACATGGCCTGGTTTCCTTTTGATGAAAAAGGGCTGGGAAGCTCAGGCAGTTTGGTTTATCATCCTGAGTTCTACAAGCCTTCAACTGACGGTACTTTGATTTATTTTACACCTCGCTCAGGCAACCTGGCTGTTGAGTTGGCAAAGGTTGAAGCTGCCGGTGGTAAAGTGCTGGAGTCAAAGAAACTGATATCAGAAGATATTGGTTACATGGGGTTGTTTCTCGATTCGGAAGGCAACAGAATTGCCATTCATTCAAGAAAGTAG
- a CDS encoding acetate--CoA ligase family protein, whose translation MINQQLIQPKSTVVIGGSNDTTKPGGKVLKNLIDHHFEGSLYVTNPKETEIQGIKCYQNPNDLPECDLAILAIAAKYCPETVELLAHQKNTRAFIILSAGFHEESEAGAILEQKIVDTINSVNGCLIGPNCIGVMNPHHTSVFTTPIPRLDPNGVDFISGSGATAVFIMESGIPNGLSFSSVYSVGNSAQMGVEEVLQYMDEHFDPANSSKVKLLYIESVNKPDLLLKHASSLIKKGCRIAAIKSGSSSAGSRAASSHTGALASSDSAVDALFRKAGIVRCYGREELATVAAIFMHKKLTGKNIAIITHAGGPAVMLTDALSNNGLDVPHIESPELLAKLLPGSSVANPIDFLATGSAANLGDIIDYCDTQFDHIDAMAVIFGSPGLFEVYDVYKLLDEKMKTCRKPIFPILPSVINVKNEIDYFLSMGRINFPDEVVFGQALAKIYHTKAPAAAAAHPEVDLAAIRQIISTSENGYISPDKVQQLLDAAGIPRAGEAVVTTSAEALESAHKLGYPIVMKVVGPVHKSDVGGVVLNVNDDKTVIAEFERMMQIKDTTAILLQPMLSGTQIFAGAKLEPKFGHMILCGLGGIFIEVLKDVQTSLSPVSHDEAADMIRNLKSYKIIQGVRGQEGVHEAAFADAIVRLSALCEAAPEIAEMDINPLLGNAKGVVAVDARIRIEK comes from the coding sequence ATGATTAACCAACAACTCATTCAACCGAAAAGCACCGTCGTTATCGGAGGCTCAAACGATACCACAAAGCCGGGAGGGAAAGTACTGAAAAACCTGATTGACCATCATTTTGAGGGCAGTTTGTATGTGACCAATCCTAAGGAAACAGAAATACAGGGAATTAAATGCTATCAGAATCCCAACGATTTGCCTGAATGTGATTTGGCTATCTTGGCCATAGCTGCCAAATACTGTCCTGAAACAGTTGAATTGCTGGCGCATCAAAAAAATACCCGTGCCTTTATCATCCTTTCAGCAGGATTTCACGAAGAAAGTGAAGCCGGGGCTATACTTGAGCAAAAAATTGTAGATACCATCAACAGTGTAAATGGATGCCTGATTGGCCCCAACTGCATTGGAGTAATGAACCCGCACCATACCTCAGTCTTTACAACTCCCATTCCCCGTCTCGATCCCAACGGGGTTGATTTTATTTCTGGTTCAGGTGCCACGGCCGTTTTTATTATGGAATCAGGTATACCCAACGGGTTGTCGTTTTCGAGTGTTTACTCGGTTGGCAACAGCGCACAAATGGGTGTGGAAGAGGTGCTTCAGTATATGGATGAGCATTTTGATCCGGCAAACAGTTCAAAGGTTAAATTGCTTTATATTGAAAGCGTAAACAAGCCTGATTTACTATTAAAACACGCCTCATCGCTCATCAAAAAAGGGTGTCGGATTGCGGCAATCAAATCAGGCAGCTCGTCGGCCGGAAGCCGTGCAGCATCCTCGCACACAGGCGCGCTTGCCAGCAGCGATTCAGCCGTTGATGCGCTTTTCCGCAAAGCCGGAATTGTCAGGTGCTATGGCCGTGAAGAGCTGGCCACGGTAGCCGCCATTTTTATGCACAAAAAGCTTACAGGAAAGAATATAGCTATTATCACACACGCCGGAGGTCCAGCGGTAATGCTGACAGATGCCCTTTCAAATAATGGACTTGATGTTCCCCATATAGAAAGTCCTGAATTGCTGGCCAAACTCCTCCCCGGCTCATCGGTGGCCAACCCGATCGACTTTCTGGCAACAGGCTCTGCAGCCAATTTGGGCGATATTATTGATTACTGCGATACTCAATTCGACCATATTGATGCCATGGCCGTCATTTTCGGAAGCCCCGGTTTGTTTGAAGTTTATGATGTTTATAAACTTCTTGACGAGAAAATGAAAACCTGCAGAAAACCCATTTTCCCGATTTTACCTTCTGTCATCAATGTTAAAAATGAAATTGACTACTTCCTTTCGATGGGCCGTATCAACTTCCCCGATGAAGTCGTTTTCGGACAGGCTCTTGCCAAAATATACCATACAAAAGCTCCTGCCGCTGCTGCTGCTCATCCCGAAGTTGACTTAGCAGCTATCAGGCAGATTATTTCAACCTCAGAAAACGGGTATATTTCGCCTGATAAAGTACAGCAACTGCTCGATGCAGCCGGTATTCCACGCGCTGGTGAAGCCGTGGTAACCACATCTGCAGAAGCCCTGGAATCAGCTCATAAGCTGGGATATCCCATTGTAATGAAAGTGGTGGGCCCGGTGCATAAATCCGATGTTGGCGGTGTGGTCCTCAATGTGAATGACGATAAAACCGTGATAGCCGAATTTGAGCGGATGATGCAGATAAAAGACACAACTGCCATTCTGCTGCAACCCATGTTAAGCGGTACGCAAATATTTGCCGGAGCAAAACTTGAACCAAAGTTTGGCCATATGATTCTTTGCGGACTGGGTGGTATCTTTATTGAAGTGCTGAAAGATGTACAAACTTCATTATCACCTGTTTCGCATGATGAAGCTGCCGACATGATCCGCAACCTTAAATCGTATAAAATTATACAGGGTGTGCGCGGCCAGGAAGGCGTTCATGAAGCTGCATTTGCCGATGCCATTGTACGTTTATCAGCTTTATGTGAAGCTGCGCCCGAAATTGCAGAAATGGACATCAATCCTTTGCTTGGAAATGCCAAAGGTGTTGTGGCCGTTGACGCCAGAATAAGAATTGAAAAGTAA